The Planococcus liqunii genome includes a region encoding these proteins:
- the guaB gene encoding IMP dehydrogenase gives MWESKFVKEGLTFDDVLLVPARSEVLPKDINLSVELTPAIKLNIPIISAGMDTVTEAKMAISMARQGGLGIIHKNMSIEEQAEQVTTVKRSENGVITDPFFLTPTHQVFDAEHLMGKYRISGVPIVNNEEEQKLVGIITNRDLRFIQDYSLKIDEVMTKEELVTASVGTTLEEAEKILQQYKIEKLPIVDDQGILKGLITIKDIEKVIEFPNAAKDSHGRLLAGAAVGVTSDTMKRVEQLVKAGVDVIVLDTAHGHSKGVLDSVNQIRATYPELAIIAGNVATAEGTKALIDAGADVVKVGIGPGSICTTRVVAGVGVPQITAVYDCATEARKHGKTIIADGGIKYSGDIIKALAAGGHVVMLGSLLAGTTESPGETEIFQGRQFKNYRGMGSIAAMEKGSKDRYFQDDAKKLVPEGIEGRLPYKGPLADTIHQLLGGIRAGMGYCGTPDLQTLRDEAQFIRMTGAGLRESHPHDVQITKESPNYSIS, from the coding sequence ATGTGGGAGTCGAAATTTGTTAAAGAAGGTTTGACGTTTGATGATGTATTGCTTGTACCAGCACGGTCGGAAGTGCTGCCAAAGGATATCAATTTGTCAGTGGAGTTAACTCCGGCTATCAAATTGAACATTCCTATTATTAGTGCCGGTATGGATACTGTTACCGAAGCGAAAATGGCAATTTCAATGGCTCGCCAAGGCGGATTGGGAATCATCCATAAAAACATGAGCATTGAAGAACAGGCAGAGCAAGTAACGACTGTAAAACGTTCAGAAAATGGCGTTATAACGGATCCTTTTTTCTTAACACCTACGCATCAAGTATTCGATGCTGAACATCTTATGGGGAAATACCGCATCTCAGGTGTTCCAATCGTCAACAATGAAGAAGAGCAAAAATTGGTCGGCATCATTACGAACCGCGATTTGCGCTTTATCCAGGACTATTCATTGAAAATCGATGAAGTCATGACGAAAGAAGAATTGGTTACAGCTTCAGTAGGAACTACACTGGAAGAGGCCGAAAAAATTCTTCAGCAATATAAAATTGAGAAACTCCCAATTGTTGATGATCAAGGGATATTAAAAGGGTTAATTACCATTAAAGACATCGAAAAAGTCATCGAATTCCCGAATGCTGCAAAAGACAGCCACGGACGATTGCTTGCAGGCGCGGCAGTCGGGGTGACTTCAGATACAATGAAGCGAGTGGAGCAATTGGTTAAAGCGGGTGTGGATGTAATCGTTCTTGATACGGCACATGGCCATTCTAAAGGAGTTTTGGATTCCGTTAACCAAATTCGTGCGACATACCCTGAATTGGCGATCATTGCAGGAAATGTAGCCACTGCAGAAGGTACAAAAGCATTGATCGATGCTGGAGCAGACGTTGTCAAAGTAGGAATCGGACCTGGTTCGATTTGTACGACTCGAGTTGTTGCCGGTGTTGGGGTTCCACAAATCACGGCTGTTTACGATTGTGCCACAGAAGCACGCAAACACGGCAAAACAATTATTGCAGACGGCGGCATCAAGTATTCCGGCGATATCATTAAAGCATTGGCAGCCGGCGGGCATGTGGTCATGCTCGGAAGCCTTCTTGCTGGTACGACGGAAAGCCCAGGAGAAACCGAAATCTTCCAGGGGCGCCAATTTAAAAATTACCGCGGTATGGGTTCAATCGCAGCCATGGAAAAAGGATCAAAAGACCGTTATTTCCAGGACGATGCGAAAAAACTGGTACCGGAAGGCATTGAAGGGCGCTTGCCATACAAAGGGCCGCTTGCTGATACGATTCACCAATTGCTTGGCGGCATTCGTGCAGGAATGGGTTATTGTGGCACTCCGGATTTGCAGACTTTGCGTGATGAAGCGCAATTTATCCGCATGACTGGTGCTGGCCTTCGCGAAAGCCATCCACACGATGTCCAAATTACAAAAGAGTCTCCTAACTATTCTATTTCATAA
- a CDS encoding D-alanyl-D-alanine carboxypeptidase family protein — MEVLKYVRIVLKLTIILAVLLTVGMPQQAKAADSLNILADAAILVDADSGKILYAQNADATLGIASMTKMMTEYLLFEAIEDGRVSWDQEYTVTDYAYEISQDMRLSNVPLRKGEAYTIQELYEAMAIYSANAATIGIAETIAGTEEEFVRLMNEKAEELGLAGAKLVNSTGLSNSLLMGMHPKSTGANDENVMSAKAVAKLTKALLDKYPEVLETTKIPNKMFRPGTADAINMLNWNSMLPGLAFEYEGVDGLKTGSTDFAGHSFAGTAKRDGTRLIAVVMKAVDEKGVGSYKARFDQTRVLFDFGFGQFTKEEIIPGGYQIKGQETLPVTKGEEKAVSIAVKEPITMMIQTSDKEKYQPELVLDESVVDEGKIEAGIGKGEVVGTVNVVKIEGEDYGYLDGTKSDAEVVTTEKVARANWFSLSIQAVGNFVSNMWSGALDFVKGLF, encoded by the coding sequence ATGGAGGTATTGAAATACGTGAGAATTGTGTTGAAATTAACGATTATTTTGGCTGTGCTGCTGACTGTTGGTATGCCTCAGCAGGCAAAAGCGGCGGATTCTTTAAATATACTGGCGGATGCTGCCATTTTGGTAGATGCTGATTCTGGAAAAATATTATATGCACAAAACGCAGACGCTACGTTAGGCATTGCAAGTATGACAAAAATGATGACCGAGTATTTATTGTTTGAAGCGATTGAAGACGGCCGTGTATCGTGGGACCAAGAATACACGGTTACGGATTATGCTTATGAGATTTCACAGGATATGCGCTTGAGCAATGTGCCTTTGAGAAAAGGAGAAGCTTATACGATTCAGGAGTTGTATGAAGCGATGGCGATTTATTCCGCGAATGCAGCGACAATCGGCATTGCTGAGACAATCGCTGGGACGGAAGAGGAATTCGTCCGCCTGATGAATGAAAAAGCAGAAGAGCTGGGATTGGCCGGGGCAAAATTGGTCAATTCAACGGGATTGAGCAACTCCTTATTGATGGGGATGCATCCGAAAAGCACAGGTGCAAATGATGAAAACGTCATGTCCGCAAAAGCCGTTGCCAAATTGACAAAGGCGCTGCTGGACAAATATCCGGAAGTGTTGGAAACCACAAAAATTCCGAATAAAATGTTCCGTCCGGGTACAGCAGATGCGATTAATATGTTGAACTGGAATTCAATGCTTCCAGGACTGGCTTTTGAATACGAAGGCGTGGACGGCTTGAAAACCGGCAGCACGGATTTTGCCGGACACAGCTTTGCCGGTACGGCCAAGCGTGATGGCACTCGGTTGATTGCCGTGGTCATGAAAGCGGTTGATGAAAAGGGTGTAGGTTCTTACAAAGCCCGCTTTGACCAGACACGGGTTCTATTCGACTTCGGCTTTGGCCAGTTCACGAAAGAAGAAATCATTCCCGGGGGTTATCAGATCAAAGGGCAAGAAACTTTGCCGGTAACTAAAGGGGAAGAAAAAGCTGTATCGATCGCCGTGAAAGAACCGATTACGATGATGATTCAGACAAGCGACAAAGAAAAGTATCAACCGGAATTGGTCCTGGATGAGTCTGTCGTGGACGAAGGCAAGATTGAAGCAGGAATCGGCAAAGGAGAAGTAGTCGGTACCGTTAACGTTGTTAAAATAGAAGGAGAAGACTACGGCTATTTAGATGGCACGAAAAGCGATGCTGAAGTTGTGACAACAGAAAAAGTGGCACGGGCCAATTGGTTCTCGCTGTCTATCCAAGCTGTAGGCAATTTCGTCTCCAATATGTGGTCAGGCGCCCTTGATTTTGTAAAAGGATTATTTTAA
- a CDS encoding PLP-dependent aminotransferase family protein — protein sequence MDMLMFQLQRSISTPLYKQLYREIKQAIIDGKISVDTKLPSKRKLAEFLDISQTTVELAYGQLVAEGFIESRARKGFYAQPVEEVAYLDVPQEKPLAPERLEYRYDFNPAAIDSRSFPFSTWRKLSKDLLDESNHGLLLSGHPQGDETLRQEISRYLFQSRGVVCEADQIIIGSGTEQLMPLLIRLLDKTIVFGFENPGYALTHTIFAHHDRKAVPISIETDGINVGELEASEVDIAYVTPSHQFPTGAVLSATKRAQLLNWAAAKPERYIIEDDYDSEFRYTSRPIPALQSMDVSGRVIYISTFSKSLMPSLRIAYMVLPKRLMRAYRQTFLHYSSSVPRIDQQLVSAFMKEGHFSRHLNRMRKLYKKKLEHLTAVLHVFAPQVSVSGQQAGMHIVLTIQTALTENELIERAKGAGIRVFGLGSYDVEGKTVSPPKIVLGFGGLTEQEIESGIVHLMACWEIAAQKSSSSE from the coding sequence ATGGATATGCTAATGTTCCAGCTGCAGCGAAGCATTTCAACGCCTTTATACAAACAGCTTTACCGGGAAATTAAACAAGCCATTATTGACGGCAAAATCTCCGTCGATACCAAACTGCCCAGTAAACGAAAATTGGCGGAGTTTCTGGATATCAGCCAGACCACGGTTGAATTGGCTTATGGCCAGCTGGTTGCAGAAGGGTTTATTGAATCGAGGGCCCGCAAAGGGTTTTACGCGCAGCCGGTGGAAGAAGTGGCTTATTTGGATGTGCCGCAAGAGAAACCCTTGGCGCCGGAACGTCTAGAATACCGCTATGATTTTAATCCGGCAGCCATCGATTCCCGTTCTTTTCCTTTTTCAACGTGGCGCAAGCTGTCCAAAGACCTTCTCGATGAATCCAACCACGGGTTGCTGTTGAGTGGGCATCCGCAAGGCGATGAAACCCTGCGCCAGGAAATTTCCCGCTACTTGTTCCAGTCACGGGGCGTGGTATGCGAAGCTGATCAAATCATTATCGGCTCCGGAACGGAACAGTTGATGCCTTTGTTGATTCGCTTGCTTGATAAAACCATTGTCTTCGGCTTTGAAAATCCGGGATATGCACTGACGCACACTATTTTTGCCCACCATGACCGAAAGGCTGTGCCCATCAGCATCGAAACGGATGGCATCAATGTCGGGGAACTTGAAGCGTCGGAAGTGGATATTGCTTATGTCACACCTTCCCATCAATTTCCGACAGGTGCTGTGCTCAGTGCCACCAAACGGGCTCAACTCCTAAACTGGGCAGCAGCCAAGCCGGAACGCTACATCATTGAAGACGATTACGACAGCGAATTCCGCTACACAAGCCGGCCAATCCCGGCACTCCAGAGCATGGATGTCAGCGGACGGGTTATTTACATCAGTACGTTCTCCAAGTCGCTTATGCCTTCTTTGCGAATTGCCTATATGGTTTTGCCGAAAAGGCTGATGCGTGCTTACCGCCAGACTTTCCTTCATTATTCATCATCTGTGCCAAGAATTGACCAGCAGCTTGTCAGCGCGTTTATGAAAGAAGGGCATTTTTCACGCCATTTAAACCGGATGCGCAAACTGTACAAGAAAAAACTTGAACACTTAACAGCCGTTCTACATGTATTTGCACCTCAGGTCTCGGTTTCCGGCCAGCAAGCCGGCATGCACATTGTGCTGACCATCCAGACTGCTTTAACGGAAAATGAGCTTATTGAACGCGCTAAAGGCGCCGGAATCCGGGTATTTGGCCTGGGATCTTACGACGTCGAAGGAAAAACGGTCTCGCCTCCGAAAATCGTTTTGGGGTTTGGCGGGTTAACCGAACAAGAAATTGAATCAGGAATTGTGCATTTAATGGCGTGCTGGGAAATTGCCGCACAAAAAAGCAGCTCATCTGAATAG